A portion of the Flavobacterium limnophilum genome contains these proteins:
- a CDS encoding sialate O-acetylesterase, producing MKTKLSLLFNVAVLFLGMNSFAQNKKFHVYLCIGQSNMEGHAKFDPQDTIVNKRFQVLEAVDCDNLKRKKGQWYTAVPPLSRCTTGLTPADYFGREMIANLPEDVKVGVINVAVGGCKIELFDKDNYESYVSTSPDWLKSMVTQYDGNPYARLVEMAKIAQKDGVIKGILLHQGESNTNDTLWTKKVKVVYDNLLKDLNLKAESTPLLAGEVVNADQGGICASMNKIIATLPETIPNSHVISSSGCPDVADNLHFSAEGYRILGKRYAAKMLEIMKSSKK from the coding sequence ATGAAAACTAAATTAAGCCTGTTGTTCAATGTTGCAGTATTGTTTTTGGGGATGAATTCATTTGCTCAAAATAAAAAATTCCATGTCTATCTCTGTATTGGACAATCTAATATGGAAGGACATGCGAAGTTTGACCCTCAAGACACGATAGTAAATAAGCGTTTTCAGGTTTTGGAAGCGGTAGATTGTGACAATTTAAAAAGAAAAAAAGGACAATGGTACACTGCCGTTCCGCCTTTGAGTCGCTGTACAACAGGACTTACCCCTGCCGATTATTTTGGAAGGGAAATGATTGCCAATCTTCCTGAAGATGTAAAAGTGGGTGTTATCAATGTAGCCGTGGGAGGTTGCAAAATAGAATTATTCGACAAAGACAATTATGAATCTTATGTGAGCACTTCTCCTGATTGGTTGAAATCAATGGTCACTCAATATGACGGAAATCCTTATGCCAGATTAGTGGAAATGGCCAAAATTGCCCAAAAAGATGGCGTGATAAAAGGTATATTATTGCATCAAGGAGAATCAAACACCAATGATACATTGTGGACTAAAAAAGTAAAGGTTGTTTATGACAACTTATTGAAAGATCTAAATCTTAAAGCAGAATCTACCCCTTTATTGGCTGGAGAAGTTGTAAATGCTGATCAAGGAGGAATTTGTGCCAGTATGAACAAAATAATTGCCACTTTGCCAGAAACAATTCCAAATTCCCACGTGATTTCTTCAAGCGGATGCCCTGATGTAGCTGACAATCTTCATTTTTCTGCCGAAGGATATAGAATATTAGGAAAAAGATATGCTGCCAAGATGCTTGAGATAATGAAGAGCAGTAAAAAATAA